A portion of the Rhizophagus irregularis chromosome 17, complete sequence genome contains these proteins:
- a CDS encoding uncharacterized protein (SECRETED:cutsite_IYS-VE; SECRETED:prob_0.6847); SECRETED:SignalP(1-23) — MNSVLFTNIVLSFIIFFIKEIYSVEIKIYNGEEEPKINVTIIPLYEIYPLWSEQEIRWESYYVTYVNPEVEVAIYEYDPESDFDQYYPHKIWNFNEQKVYLNNSNNNNNNNPVKFVVQDSWLGGNLTNYYVQVNLLNDTKIYVCYVNLVNLNDD; from the exons ATGAACTCagttttatttacaaatattgtattatcttttataatattttttattaaggaaATATATTCggttgaaataaaaatatataatgggGAAGAAGAGccaaaaataaatgttactATTATCCCcttatatgaaatatatcCATTATGGTCAGAACAAGAAATTAGATGGGAAAGTTATTATGTAACATATGTAAATC ctGAAGTAGAAGTAGCAATATATGAATATGACCCAGAATCAGATTTTGATCAATATTATCCACATAAAATATGGAACTTTAATGAGCAG aaagtatatttaaataatagtaacaacaataataataataatccagTTAAATTTGTAGTACAAGATAGTTGGTTAGGGGGTAATTTGACCAATTATTATGTTCAAGTTAATCTTTTAAATGATACGAAAATCTATG tttgttatgttaatttagttaatttaaatgatgattgA